In one Alnus glutinosa chromosome 12, dhAlnGlut1.1, whole genome shotgun sequence genomic region, the following are encoded:
- the LOC133851236 gene encoding probable methyltransferase PMT27: MAPGKSRNSKRPSSSSTSYASTVTTVVFIALCVLGVWMLTSTSVVPPQPTTRTATTTTTNHQTASKESQTISKSNGKKDISVFEDNPGDLPLDAIKSDDDANDNSKSQQDQKSELLTEISKDLMIVENVGDGINDKQGTLQGLPGKESAEEQEKQKESENQISEETSLITQNQQATETGQKGASDQSSEERQQTSNEGSEENQKVEEGIKTVSKNSENSQESENQKPGDQDRYQLQDGVRKENENLQESQNRITSDDEQEQRLQQQLREDQSRENTRETRNDEDKQQQQQHVESNEENSEQNKQEFQDVTRDGHQQPQLVPAEDQESQLIIKDERQEAQQQEETRSNEEAKEETNKEAKATESNSGESFPGGGANTVIPKESKESKKSWSTQAAQSENEKERRKDQSNANDSIYGYTWQQCNVTAGADYIPCLDNEKALRHLRTTRHFEHRERHCPEEGPTCLVPFPEGYKRPIEWPKSRDKIWYHNVPHAKLAEVKGHQNWVKMTGEFLTFPGGGTQFIHGALHYIDFLQQSVADIAWGKRTRVILDVGCGVASFGGFLFERDVLTMSFAPKDEHEAQVQFALERGIPAISAVMGSQRLPFPSRVFDIVHCARCRVPWHAEGGMLLLELNRILRPGGYFVWSATPVYQKLQEDVEIWKEMSSLTASICWELVTIKKDKLNSVGAAIYRKPSSNDCYDQRKHKRPPMCKNEDDPNAAWYVPLQSCMHRVPVDEAERGTQWPEAWPRRLQTPPYWLNSSQMGIYGKPAPQDFAADHEHWKQVVSKSYMTSLGISWSNVRNVMDMRAVYGGFAAALKDLQVWVMNVVNIDSPDTLPIIYERGLFGIYHDWCESFSTYPRTYDLLHADHLFSKLKKRCKLAPVMAEVDRIVRPGGKFIVRDESSTIGEVENLLKSMHWEVRLTFSKNQEGMLSAQKGNWRPETYVDSS; the protein is encoded by the exons ATGGCACCAGGAAAGTCCCGTAACAGCAAGAGGCCGTCATCCTCATCAACCTCGTACGCATCGACAGTGACAACAGTGGTGTTCATAGCACTCTGTGTTTTGGGTGTATGGATGCTAACCTCCACCTCTGTAGTTCCCCCACAACCCACCACTCGAACTGCCACCACTACTACCACAAATCACCAAACCGCCAGCAAAGAATCCCAAACCATCAGCAAATCCAATGGCAAAAAGGACATTTCCGTCTTCGAAGACAATCCCGGTGATCTCCCACTCGATGCCATCAAATCCGACGATGACGCTAATGATAACAGTAAGTCTCAGCAGGATCAGAAGTCGGAGTTGTTGACAGAGATTTCCAAGGACTTGATGATCGTGGAAAATGTTGGTGATGGTATAAATGACAAGCAAGGAACATTACAAGGTTTACCGGGAAAAGAATCAGCTGAAGAGCAGGAAAAGCAGAAAGAAAGCGAGAATCAGATATCTGAGGAAACCTCTTTGATCACCCAAAACCAGCAAGCTACAGAAACCGGCCAGAAAGGTGCCTCTGATCAGTCGTCCGAGGAAAGGCAGCAAACAAGTAATGAGGGAAGCGAAGAAAACCAAAAGGTTGAAGAGGGTATCAAGACTGTCTCCAAAAACAGTGAAAACTCACAAGAATCAGAGAACCAAAAGCCAGGCGACCAGGATCGATATCAACTGCAAGATGGTGTACGCAAGGAAAATGAAAACCTTCAGGAGTCTCAGAATCGTATCACATCAGATGACGAACAAGAACAACGTCTACAACAGCAACTACGAGAAGATCAAAGCCGTGAAAACACCCGAGAAACTCGGAATGACGAAgataaacaacaacaacaacaacacgtCGAAAGCAATGAAGAAAACTCAGAGCAGAATAAACAAGAGTTCCAAGACGTGACCAGGGACGGACACCAACAACCCCAATTAGTACCAGCAGAGGATCAAGAATCTCAACTAATTATCAAAGATGAGAGACAAGAAGCCCAGCAACAAGAAGAAACTCGTTCGAACGAAGAAGCCAAAGAGGAGACGAACAAGGAAGCTAAGGCCACGGAGTCCAACTCGGGGGAGTCGTTCCCAGGTGGGGGGGCTAACACGGTGATCCCAAAGGAGTCCAAGGAGTCAAAGAAGTCCTGGTCGACTCAGGCTGCTCAGTCAGAGAACGAGAAAGAGAGACGCAAGGACCAATCGAACGCTAACGATAGCATCTACGGGTACACGTGGCAGCAATGTAACGTAACGGCCGGTGCTGATTACATACCTTGTTTGGACAACGAGAAGGCGCTGAGACATTTGCGCACGACCAGACACTTCGAGCACCGGGAGAGGCATTGTCCGGAGGAGGGACCCACGTGCCTGGTCCCGTTTCCGGAGGGGTACAAGAGGCCCATCGAGTGGCCCAAGAGCCGAGATAAG ATATGGTACCACAACGTACCACACGCGAAGCTTGCGGAGGTGAAGGGGCACCAAAACTGGGTGAAGATGACGGGTGAGTTCTTGACTTTCCCCGGCGGTGGAACCCAATTCATACACGGCGCGCTCCACTACATTGATTTTCTTCAACAG TCGGTAGCAGACATCGCTTGGGGGAAGCGCACTCGAGTCATTTTGGACGTTGGCTGCGGGGTTGCTAGCTTTGGGGGTTTCCTTTTCGAACGAGATGTTCTGACCATGTCTTTTGCACCAAAAGATGAACATGAAGCTCAAGTTCAGTTTGCCCTTGAAAGGGGAATACCTGCAATATCTGCCGTCATGGGTTCTCAACGCCTTCCATTCCCAAGCAGAGTCTTCGATATCGTGCACTGTGCACGTTGTAGGGTGCCTTGGCATGCAGAAG GTGGTATGCTTCTTTTGGAATTGAACCGCATTCTACGACCAGGGGGTTACTTTGTTTGGTCGGCTACTCCCGTGTACCAGAAACTCCAAGAAGATGTGGAAATTTGGAAAG AAATGTCTTCACTAACGGCGTCCATATGTTGGGAGCTTGTCACCATCAAAAAGGATAAACTAAATTCAGTTGGTGCTGCCATCTACCGCAAACCCAGCTCAAATGATTGCTATGATCAGAGAAAGCATAAACGTCCTCCGATGTGCAAAAATGAAGATGATCCAAATGCTGCTTG GTATGTGCCTCTGCAATCATGCATGCATCGAGTGCCTGTTGACGAGGCTGAGAGAGGGACCCAATGGCCCGAGGCTTGGCCCCGTCGATTGCAAACCCCTCCTTACTGGTTAAATAGCTCCCAGATGGGGATTTATGGAAAACCAGCTCCTCAAGATTTTGCAGCAGATCATGAACATTGGAAGCAAGTGGTGAGCAAGTCATATATGACCAGTTTGGGTATCAGTTGGTCCAATGTGAGGAATGTCATGGACATGAGAGCTGTCTATGGGGG GTTTGCAGCAGCTCTGAAGGACCTTCAAGTGTGGGTTATGAATGTGGTGAACATAGACTCTCCGGACACACTTCCCATAATCTATGAGCGTGGCCTTTTTGGGATATACCATGATTGGTGCGAATCCTTTAGCACGTACCCACGTACTTATGACTTGCTGCATGCCGATCATCTTTTCTCCAAGCTGAAAAAGAG GTGCAAACTTGCTCCTGTAATGGCAGAAGTTGATAGAATAGTCAGACCTGGAGGCAAATTTATTGTCCGTGATGAGTCCAGTACAATTGGAGAAGTTGAGAACTTGCTGAAGTCAATGCACTGGGAGGTTCGTTTAACCTTCTCCAAGAACCAAGAAGGGATGCTCAGTGCACAGAAAGGCAACTGGCGGCCAGAAACATATGTAGATTCTTCCTGA
- the LOC133851238 gene encoding glutaredoxin-C3 produces the protein MQIFPYINTSDLEARKTATVLAKMRRFQFTGLVVVAVLVVLLLGHAAKEARASGSASAFVQNVIYSHRIAIFSKSYCPYCLGAKRIFSELHEQPFVVELDLRDNGMQIQNVLLDLVGRRTVPQVFVNGKHIGGSDDLRAAVLNGQLQKLLSQDDDTGIIRSI, from the exons ATGCAGATATTCCCATATATAAATACGTCGGACTTGGAAGCTCGAAAAACGGCGACGGTGTTGGCCAAAATGCGCAGGTTTCAGTTCACTGGCCTTGTTGTTGTGGCGGTCTTGGTGGTGCTGTTGTTAGGGCACGCGGCAAAGGAAGCCAGAGCCTCCGGTTCGGCTTCGGCCTTCGTACAGAACGTCATCTACTCCCACAGGATTGCCATCTTCTCCAAATCCTACTGCCC GTATTGCTTGGGTGCCAAGCGCATATTCAGTGAACTACACGAGCAACCTTTTGTTGTTGAGCTTGACCTCCGAG ATAATGGGATGCAAATTCAGAATGTTCTTCTGGATCTAGTTGGCCGACGCACTGTTCCACAAGTGTTCGTGAATGGGAAGCATATTGGTGGCTCTGATG ATCTTAGGGCAGCAGTCCTGAATGGTCAATTGCAGAAACTTCTTAGCCAAGATGATGACACCGGGATTATAAGAAGCATCTGA
- the LOC133851239 gene encoding uncharacterized protein LOC133851239, whose protein sequence is METAAHHRPIPCTLPIADHRRPKPQNVRAHVGSLMRRASDLTLRRVSANIFNNRLQDPRRPFCAHAHKAMADEVTSKTPPDPGAVKNKKESEEESKQKLPPPPEKPLPGDCCGSGCVRCVWDMYYEELEEYNKLCESDSKPQSASS, encoded by the coding sequence ATGGAAACGGCTGCGCATCATCGACCCATTCCGTGCACGTTACCAATAGCCGACCATCGTAGACCAAAGCCACAAAATGTCCGAGCCCATGTTGGCTCGCTCATGAGACGAGCCTCTGATCTGACCCTGCGACGAGTCTCTGCCAACATCTTCAACAATCGGCTCCAAGATCCACGACGACCCTTTTGCGCTCACGCCCACAAGGCCATGGCCGACGAGGTAACAAGCAAGACTCCACCAGACCCAGGCGCCGTCAAGAACAAGAAGGAATCGGAAGAAGAATCGAAGCAGAAATTGCCTCCGCCGCCGGAGAAGCCCTTACCAGGGGATTGTTGTGGCAGTGGGTGCGTGCGGTGCGTGTGGGACATGTACTATGAGGAGCTCGAGGAGTACAACAAGCTTTGCGAAAGTGATTCCAAGCCTCAATCCGCGTCCTCTTGA